The DNA window CTGATTACCTTTGGTCTCGTCTTCTTTCTGGCGGCTTCAGCGATCGGTGTTGTCTTTGCGTCACACCAGAACAGGGTGCTTTTCAACGACCTGAGCAATCTTCAGGAGGAGCGCGACGGCTATCAGCGTGAATGGAGTCAGTTGCTGCTGGAGCAAAGCGCTCTTAGCGCTCAAAGCCGGGTTGAGCAGTTCGCGATACGGGAGCTGGGCATGGCGGTTCCGGGGCGTGAGGACATCGTGATCGTGCCGGTAGGTGGTCGGTACCAGAGGGCTACTCAGTAGTGGTCAGAACAGTAGTGGTCAGAACAGTTATCAGCAAAGTAGCGGACAGATTTGGCTCTGGCATGGAGGCCGGGAATATATTGCCGACCTAACGTGTCGGAGCGTTTCAACTTAGCGGTCGTGATTAGGGTAGTGAGCCAGTATGGCAACGAAGAACAATAAATCGACGCGACCGACCGCCCTGCGGCTGCCTGATGTGGCGCACTGGCGGTATGGCTTCGTCATGTTGTTCGTTCTCGCAGGTGTTGTGGTCCTGACTTGGCGGCTGCTGGACCTGCACGTGGTTGATCAGGAGTTTCTTCGTACTCAGGGTGATGCGCGGACGGTGCGTGTCGAAAGCATCGAAGCGCACCGCGGAATGATCACAGACCGCAATGGCGAGGCCCTGGCGGTCAGCACGCCCGTTCAGACCCTCTGGGTTAATCCAGCCGAAATGAACCTGGACGACCCGCGGCTGGGTGAAGTGGCCTCAGTGCTGGATCTGGACCTGAACGGGTTGCTGGCACGGCTCGCCGCAAACAGCGAACGTCAGTTCCTTTACCTCAAGCGGAAGGTGCAGCCCTCCCTTGCGCGCGATGTGCTCTCGCTCAAGATTCCAGGCGTCTATGCCCGGCGGGAATACAAGCGCTATTACCCGGCTGGCGAAGTGGCTGCACACGTGGTTGGCTTCTCGAACATAGACGAGCATGGCCAGGAAGGGGTCGAGCTGGCCTATAACAGCTGGCTAAGTGGCGAAGTCGGCCGGAAGCGCGTACTTCGCGACCGGAAAGGGAGGTTGATCAAAGATCTGAGCCTTATCGCCGACGCCGCACCGGGTAAGGATGTAAGCCTGAGTATAGATCTCCGACTGCAGTACATAGCTTATCGCGAACTGAAGGCGGCAGTTAGGGCTCATGGCGCTGACGGTGGGACGCTGGTCATGCTGGACGTCCACACAGGTGAAATATTGGCGATGGTCAACCAGACCTCCTACAACCCCAATAATCGTGAGCGCATCGATCCCGCTGACACCCGCAACCGCGCGATTACTGACCTGTTCGAACCTGGCTCGACTGTTAAGCCTCTCACTATCGCCGCAGCACTGGAGAGTGGGCGGTACGCGCCTGAAACTGTCGTCAACACCTCGCCTGGCTATCTGCGTCTTAACGGCTACACCATCCGCGACGCCCGCGACTACGGAAGGCTGTCACTGAGCGAAGTGGTGTACCGCTCAAGTAACGTCGGTACCTCGCGCATTGCTATGGATCTGACCGCGCCAGTTCTGGTTGAGATGTTTTCCCGGGTCGGTTTCGGCCAGAGTGTGAGCATTGGTTTTCCGGGGGAAGGTGTCGGCGTATTACCTGTCCGCTCACGGTGGAAAGACATCGAGCTGGCAACGCTGTCCTACGGGTATGGCCTCAGCGTAAATGCGCTTCAGCTGGCTCAGGCGTACATGGTGCTGGCCAACGGAGGAATCCGGTATCCCCTGAGCCTGGTGTCGTTGGCGGAACCTCCCCAGGGGCAACGGGTTCTGGGCGAGAAAGTGACAGCTCAGGTTCGGCAGATGCTTAGGCAGGTGGTAGAAAAAGGGACAGGGAAGCGGGCGGCAATGCCGATCTACACCAGTGCGGGCAAGACTGGGACCGTTCACCTGGTTGGCAAGGGCGGTTATGAGGATAGTCAGTACAA is part of the Hydrocarboniclastica marina genome and encodes:
- the ftsL gene encoding cell division protein FtsL, translated to MGARTTVPSPPRHQRFRDTALIGLRLSRQIFTALWQAPVLITFGLVFFLAASAIGVVFASHQNRVLFNDLSNLQEERDGYQREWSQLLLEQSALSAQSRVEQFAIRELGMAVPGREDIVIVPVGGRYQRATQ
- a CDS encoding peptidoglycan D,D-transpeptidase FtsI family protein — its product is MATKNNKSTRPTALRLPDVAHWRYGFVMLFVLAGVVVLTWRLLDLHVVDQEFLRTQGDARTVRVESIEAHRGMITDRNGEALAVSTPVQTLWVNPAEMNLDDPRLGEVASVLDLDLNGLLARLAANSERQFLYLKRKVQPSLARDVLSLKIPGVYARREYKRYYPAGEVAAHVVGFSNIDEHGQEGVELAYNSWLSGEVGRKRVLRDRKGRLIKDLSLIADAAPGKDVSLSIDLRLQYIAYRELKAAVRAHGADGGTLVMLDVHTGEILAMVNQTSYNPNNRERIDPADTRNRAITDLFEPGSTVKPLTIAAALESGRYAPETVVNTSPGYLRLNGYTIRDARDYGRLSLSEVVYRSSNVGTSRIAMDLTAPVLVEMFSRVGFGQSVSIGFPGEGVGVLPVRSRWKDIELATLSYGYGLSVNALQLAQAYMVLANGGIRYPLSLVSLAEPPQGQRVLGEKVTAQVRQMLRQVVEKGTGKRAAMPIYTSAGKTGTVHLVGKGGYEDSQYKAVFAGMAPADSPRIVSVITIDDPKGEEYYGGEVAAPIFARVMSDALRLLNVKPNIQPTVAGQAVNSGSGSG